One window of the Staphylococcus equorum genome contains the following:
- the glp gene encoding gephyrin-like molybdotransferase Glp: protein MPVEKRNPIPVGEAIERVVSQNIYMDEATVPLDASLNHILAEDIIATYEIPRFNKSPYDGFAIRSKDTTNASGAHRLTFNVIDHIGAGAVSDKKVGAFEAVRIMTGAAMPEGADAVVMLEQTVEQGQSFTLRKAFKPNENVSLKGEETQIGDVILQKGQQINPGAIAVLATYGYAQVPVFKKPSVAVIATGSELLDVSDDLEPGKIRNSNGPMITALASKLDLQVKRYQIQQDDLESSIQVVTEAMQQHDIVITTGGVSVGDFDYLPQIYEALNAEVLFNKIAMRPGSVTTVAVAEGKYLFGLSGNPSACFTGFELYVKPAVQHMMHANALYPQVVQATLMEDFTKANPFTRFIRATVTFNGKEMTAVPSGFNKSGAVVAIAHSNAMIMLPGGTRGYKKGYTVNVILTESQAYETECFI from the coding sequence ATGCCAGTTGAGAAAAGAAATCCAATTCCAGTAGGTGAAGCCATTGAACGCGTTGTGAGTCAAAATATTTATATGGATGAGGCTACAGTGCCCCTAGATGCTAGTTTAAACCATATATTGGCTGAAGATATTATTGCTACATACGAAATTCCACGTTTTAACAAATCACCCTATGATGGTTTTGCCATTAGAAGTAAAGATACAACAAATGCAAGTGGTGCGCACCGTCTAACTTTCAATGTAATTGACCATATTGGTGCCGGTGCTGTTTCAGATAAAAAAGTTGGTGCGTTTGAAGCAGTTCGAATTATGACAGGTGCCGCGATGCCTGAAGGTGCAGATGCAGTCGTCATGTTAGAACAAACTGTAGAACAAGGACAAAGTTTCACATTACGTAAAGCATTTAAACCAAATGAGAACGTCTCTTTAAAAGGTGAAGAAACTCAAATAGGTGACGTTATTTTACAAAAAGGACAACAAATTAATCCTGGTGCCATTGCAGTATTAGCTACATATGGCTATGCACAAGTTCCTGTTTTTAAAAAACCAAGCGTAGCCGTAATTGCTACAGGAAGTGAGTTATTAGATGTGAGTGATGATTTAGAACCTGGGAAAATAAGGAATTCTAATGGGCCAATGATTACTGCATTGGCTAGTAAATTAGACTTACAAGTAAAACGTTATCAAATACAACAAGATGATTTAGAAAGTAGTATTCAAGTGGTTACAGAAGCGATGCAACAGCATGATATCGTCATTACTACTGGCGGTGTATCAGTTGGGGATTTTGATTATTTACCACAAATATACGAAGCATTAAATGCTGAAGTCCTTTTTAATAAAATTGCTATGCGTCCAGGAAGTGTGACGACAGTAGCAGTAGCAGAAGGTAAGTATCTATTTGGTTTATCTGGAAATCCATCAGCATGCTTTACAGGCTTTGAGTTATACGTTAAGCCAGCAGTTCAACATATGATGCATGCAAATGCACTTTATCCTCAAGTCGTGCAAGCTACATTGATGGAAGATTTTACAAAAGCAAACCCATTTACGAGATTTATTCGTGCTACGGTCACTTTTAACGGCAAAGAAATGACAGCAGTTCCTTCAGGATTTAACAAATCAGGTGCAGTTGTAGCGATTGCACATAGTAATGCCATGATTATGTTACCAGGTGGAACAAGAGGATATAAAAAAGGTTATACGGTAAATGTAATATTAACTGAATCACAAGCTTATGAAACGGAATGCTTTATATGA
- the mobB gene encoding molybdopterin-guanine dinucleotide biosynthesis protein B, which produces MILQIVGLKSSGKTTLMEHTIQVLKEHHHTVATVKHHGHHNSEDHPDITLQNNHVDHMKHFYAGADQSIVQGNAYQQSVTRTQNKTLDEIIEESVTIDSNVILVEGFKEASYDKVLVYRDENDRNALNHLTHIKYAINISKPEALRQYDQWLLSFLISKE; this is translated from the coding sequence ATGATTTTACAAATTGTTGGATTGAAAAGCTCTGGGAAAACCACATTAATGGAACATACAATTCAGGTATTAAAAGAACATCACCACACAGTAGCAACGGTGAAACATCATGGACATCATAACTCTGAGGACCACCCTGATATCACATTACAAAATAATCATGTTGACCATATGAAACACTTTTATGCAGGTGCAGATCAAAGTATTGTTCAAGGTAATGCTTACCAACAAAGTGTCACCAGAACACAAAACAAAACGCTTGATGAAATCATAGAAGAATCTGTTACAATAGACAGTAACGTAATATTGGTAGAGGGTTTTAAAGAAGCAAGTTACGATAAAGTGTTAGTTTATCGTGATGAAAACGACCGAAATGCACTAAATCATTTAACACATATTAAGTATGCCATTAATATATCAAAACCAGAGGCTTTACGTCAGTATGACCAATGGTTATTATCTTTTTTAATATCAAAGGAATGA
- a CDS encoding molybdenum cofactor biosynthesis protein MoaE, translating to MKQFEVTSEPIQTEQYRSYVLNEHQGAVVVFTGHVREWTKGIKTEYLEYEAYIPMAEKKLAQIGDEISEQWPGTQTTIVHRIGPLAISDIAVLISVSSPHRKDAYRANEYAIERIKEIVPIWKKEIWEDGAQWQGHQHGSYEDAIEGGQS from the coding sequence ATGAAGCAATTTGAAGTGACAAGCGAGCCGATACAGACAGAGCAATATAGATCTTATGTACTGAATGAACATCAAGGTGCAGTTGTTGTTTTTACAGGTCATGTAAGGGAATGGACAAAAGGAATTAAAACAGAGTATTTAGAGTATGAAGCCTATATTCCTATGGCAGAAAAAAAGTTAGCTCAAATAGGTGATGAAATTTCAGAACAATGGCCTGGTACACAAACGACAATCGTTCATAGAATTGGCCCGTTAGCTATTTCAGATATTGCAGTACTCATTAGTGTATCTTCGCCACATCGAAAAGATGCATACAGAGCAAATGAATATGCAATTGAGCGTATCAAAGAAATCGTACCTATTTGGAAAAAGGAAATATGGGAAGATGGTGCACAATGGCAAGGACATCAACATGGAAGCTATGAGGATGCGATTGAAGGAGGCCAATCATGA
- the moaD gene encoding molybdopterin converting factor subunit 1, whose protein sequence is MKVLYFAEIKEILAKQSEDIDLSYDITVDEFITDLFKRYPSISDKKFQIAVNEEFVKNDDIVQPNDTVALIPPVSGG, encoded by the coding sequence ATGAAAGTACTTTATTTTGCAGAGATAAAAGAAATATTAGCAAAACAATCAGAAGACATCGATTTAAGTTATGATATTACTGTAGATGAATTTATTACAGATTTATTTAAACGTTATCCTAGTATTAGTGATAAAAAATTTCAAATAGCAGTAAATGAAGAATTCGTGAAAAATGATGACATTGTCCAACCTAATGACACTGTCGCATTGATTCCACCAGTTAGCGGAGGGTAA
- the mobA gene encoding molybdenum cofactor guanylyltransferase MobA produces the protein MKAIILAGGQSERFGEPKAFAQIESQTFYERIIDVLEATNMFNQIIISTNENLATQFDYPNIIIDEHQNKDKGPLAGIRSVMSQHLEEELFFVISVDTPMITQKAISKLYQFMVEHLIEDQLDIAGFKEAGKPIPTLAFYSPHTLTYIDKALNSDDYSLKNVYTKVASDWLDVNTIESPDYWYKNINFQHDLDALQHEIINR, from the coding sequence ATGAAAGCAATTATACTTGCCGGAGGACAGTCAGAGAGATTCGGTGAACCTAAGGCTTTTGCACAAATTGAATCGCAAACATTTTATGAGCGAATTATAGATGTGTTAGAAGCAACGAACATGTTTAATCAAATTATTATAAGTACCAATGAAAATCTTGCGACACAATTTGATTACCCAAATATAATTATAGATGAACACCAGAATAAAGATAAAGGGCCTTTGGCAGGTATTAGATCAGTCATGAGCCAACACCTAGAGGAAGAACTTTTCTTTGTTATTTCCGTTGACACACCTATGATTACTCAAAAAGCGATAAGTAAATTATATCAATTTATGGTGGAACACCTTATTGAAGACCAGTTAGATATTGCAGGTTTTAAAGAAGCGGGTAAACCGATACCTACACTTGCCTTTTACAGTCCACATACTTTAACTTACATTGATAAGGCACTGAATTCAGATGATTATAGTTTAAAGAATGTTTATACTAAAGTTGCAAGCGATTGGTTAGATGTTAATACAATTGAATCACCTGATTATTGGTATAAAAATATTAATTTCCAGCATGATTTGGACGCTTTACAACATGAAATTATAAATAGATAA
- the moaA gene encoding GTP 3',8-cyclase MoaA, translating into MVEQITDKLGRPIRDLRLSVTDRCNFRCDYCMPKEIFGDDFVFLPKDELLTFDEMVRISKVYTQLGVKKIRITGGEPLLRRDLYKLIYELNQIDGVEDIGLTTNGLLLKKHGQKLYDAGLRRINVSLDAIEDKVFQAINNRNIKASTILQQIDYAISIGFHVKVNMVIQKGVNDNQILPMIQYFKEKDIEIRFIEFMDVGNDNGWDFSKVVTKDEMLNMIENEFDIESVEPKYFGEVAKYYRHKDNGAQFGLITSVSQSFCSTCTRGRLSSDGKFYSCLFSTVDGFNVKSFMRAGATDDELFEQFKVLWNVRDDRYSDERTEQTVANRKRKKINMNYIGG; encoded by the coding sequence ATGGTAGAACAAATCACTGATAAACTCGGGCGGCCGATACGTGACTTAAGATTATCAGTTACAGATCGATGCAATTTCCGTTGTGATTATTGCATGCCTAAAGAAATCTTTGGCGATGATTTTGTTTTCTTACCTAAAGACGAGCTTCTTACATTTGATGAAATGGTACGTATTTCGAAAGTATACACACAATTAGGTGTGAAAAAAATACGTATTACAGGCGGTGAACCATTACTCAGACGTGATTTATATAAATTGATTTATGAATTGAATCAGATTGATGGCGTAGAGGATATTGGTCTAACGACAAATGGCTTATTGTTAAAAAAACATGGTCAAAAATTATATGATGCGGGTTTAAGACGTATTAATGTAAGTTTAGATGCAATTGAAGACAAAGTGTTTCAAGCGATTAATAATAGAAATATAAAAGCTTCTACAATATTGCAACAGATTGATTATGCAATTTCCATAGGATTCCATGTGAAAGTAAATATGGTTATACAAAAAGGTGTAAATGATAACCAAATTCTACCTATGATTCAGTATTTCAAAGAGAAAGATATTGAGATTAGATTTATAGAATTTATGGATGTTGGAAACGATAATGGATGGGATTTTAGTAAAGTGGTAACAAAAGATGAAATGTTAAATATGATAGAAAATGAGTTTGATATTGAATCTGTTGAGCCAAAATATTTTGGCGAAGTCGCTAAATATTATCGTCATAAAGATAATGGTGCGCAGTTTGGTCTTATCACTAGTGTATCTCAATCTTTCTGCTCTACTTGTACACGCGGTCGATTGTCATCAGACGGTAAGTTCTATAGTTGTCTATTTAGTACAGTAGATGGCTTTAATGTGAAATCATTTATGCGTGCTGGAGCAACTGATGACGAGCTATTTGAACAATTTAAAGTACTATGGAACGTTAGAGATGATAGATATTCAGATGAACGTACGGAACAAACTGTAGCAAATAGAAAGCGCAAAAAAATTAATATGAATTATATTGGTGGTTAG
- a CDS encoding SarA family transcriptional regulator produces the protein MESKVSYFITSERALSQLKHWLKTVHHLSIEEFVVLYKVYEAKKISGKELRDTLHFEMLWDTSKIDVIIRKIYKKELMSKVRSETDERQVYYYFNDIQTKIFDDIIQEIETIKVAQ, from the coding sequence ATGGAAAGTAAAGTATCTTATTTTATAACTTCTGAAAGAGCATTAAGTCAATTAAAACATTGGTTGAAGACCGTACATCATTTATCAATTGAAGAATTTGTTGTGTTGTATAAAGTGTATGAAGCTAAAAAAATTAGCGGAAAAGAATTGAGAGATACACTTCATTTCGAAATGTTATGGGACACGAGCAAGATTGACGTGATTATACGAAAAATTTATAAAAAAGAACTCATGTCTAAAGTTCGCTCTGAGACAGACGAAAGACAAGTTTATTATTATTTCAATGATATTCAAACTAAGATTTTTGATGATATTATACAAGAAATAGAAACGATTAAAGTAGCACAATAA
- a CDS encoding MFS transporter: MNQAIPTKSPIWTKSFNINFITNFLIYLCMYLLIVIIASYAKSEYNVSDSTAGLVTGLFIIGSLIGRFVTGKYVNKVGPKRILLIGLVFLLVTQLLYFIEGSITLLMFTRLINGIATGITTTATGTIAAYVTPNDRKSEGISLFSLSLVIGAAIGPFLGLLLINTFPIKMLFLICLVCGVVSLLISFFVNLQFKLDTTDTTTQKTTSKKFNINNYIAKEAIPVAIIMLISGLTYSSILTFLQFFAQEINLVTISSYFFIFYAIASLITRPIAGRLMDQKNENVIAYPAFVFLILTFVTLSITNNGWLLILAGLFLGAGYGNISSCMQAIAIKVSPPAKYGIATSTYFIGLDLGVGFGPYVLGFMTSSVSYAQLYAIMAVIVLIAAIIYFFLHGRKVKQLNSL, translated from the coding sequence ATGAATCAAGCAATACCAACAAAATCACCCATATGGACAAAAAGTTTTAATATAAACTTTATAACCAATTTTTTAATATACTTATGTATGTACTTACTTATAGTAATAATCGCCAGTTATGCTAAATCTGAATATAATGTTTCAGATAGCACCGCTGGCTTAGTAACAGGACTCTTTATCATAGGTTCCTTAATTGGCCGTTTTGTAACTGGTAAATATGTAAATAAAGTCGGACCGAAACGTATATTGTTAATTGGATTAGTATTTTTACTCGTTACCCAATTGTTATATTTTATAGAAGGTTCTATAACATTACTCATGTTTACTAGACTAATCAACGGTATTGCTACAGGAATTACTACAACGGCAACAGGCACCATCGCTGCTTATGTCACGCCTAATGATAGAAAAAGTGAAGGCATTAGTTTATTTTCTTTAAGCCTTGTTATTGGTGCAGCTATTGGCCCTTTCCTTGGTTTACTATTAATTAATACTTTTCCAATTAAAATGTTATTCTTAATTTGTCTTGTTTGTGGTGTAGTAAGCTTATTAATTTCTTTCTTTGTAAATCTACAATTTAAGCTCGATACAACTGATACAACTACTCAAAAAACAACAAGTAAAAAATTCAACATTAATAATTACATTGCAAAAGAAGCCATACCTGTAGCAATAATTATGTTGATTTCAGGTTTAACTTATTCTTCAATACTTACATTTTTGCAATTCTTTGCTCAAGAGATAAATTTAGTAACGATTTCTAGTTACTTCTTTATATTTTATGCCATTGCATCATTGATCACTCGACCAATTGCAGGTCGTCTCATGGATCAAAAAAATGAGAACGTCATTGCATATCCTGCCTTTGTATTCTTAATCCTTACATTCGTTACTTTAAGTATTACAAATAATGGTTGGTTACTCATTCTTGCTGGCTTGTTCTTAGGTGCAGGTTATGGAAATATTTCATCCTGTATGCAAGCTATTGCCATTAAAGTATCACCACCTGCTAAATATGGTATAGCAACTTCAACCTATTTTATCGGATTAGATTTAGGAGTTGGGTTTGGACCATATGTTTTAGGCTTTATGACATCCTCCGTATCTTATGCACAATTATATGCTATTATGGCCGTCATCGTACTTATAGCAGCTATTATTTATTTCTTCTTACATGGCAGAAAAGTTAAACAACTTAACTCATTGTAA
- a CDS encoding MarR family winged helix-turn-helix transcriptional regulator has product MEKNIIFNNLIAIYRPYTKLFQPIFEEFDLYPAQWLVFKDIAYNAPTTLVQISKRRAIEKPTTRKILKVLSEKSLLSIEPGIDKREKLLALSKEGQLLYNNISTRVDKVQDQLIEDTGLSEGDLKQAVKTIQSIHEAITKMEEG; this is encoded by the coding sequence ATGGAAAAAAATATTATATTTAATAACCTTATTGCAATTTATAGACCATACACAAAATTGTTTCAACCTATATTTGAAGAGTTTGATCTATATCCTGCTCAATGGTTAGTATTTAAAGATATAGCATACAATGCGCCTACTACTTTGGTACAAATATCAAAGCGCCGTGCCATCGAGAAACCAACGACACGTAAGATTTTAAAAGTACTTTCTGAAAAATCATTGCTTTCAATTGAGCCTGGAATTGATAAAAGGGAGAAATTATTAGCACTCTCAAAAGAAGGTCAGCTATTATATAACAACATTAGTACTCGAGTTGATAAGGTACAAGATCAGCTTATTGAAGACACAGGATTATCTGAAGGCGATCTTAAACAGGCGGTTAAAACTATTCAATCAATACATGAAGCTATAACAAAAATGGAGGAAGGGTAA
- a CDS encoding VOC family protein translates to MQYLKLDHMIHYIHQLDNFKYPGHLFKLHQGGHHERLGTYNRLAYLNNAYIELLDVYKPDVLLKMIKTDEGRVSFPSKIVQDNYSQGIKTLAFRTQDIHQLKKDLETRNIEVIGPIDMHRENVKGDKTSWKLLYIADPDYRVKPPFFIQWSEAEEVRNAKLEPLQQKEFTIRTINIHSTEREHTVKKWEYWFDMEKISETKTYTALKLKNDDVVYHIYDGEHSGYKSVTLRDDKTSSSYTLIIRGASYQFEAD, encoded by the coding sequence ATGCAGTATTTAAAATTAGATCATATGATTCATTATATTCATCAATTAGATAACTTTAAATATCCGGGGCATTTGTTTAAATTACATCAAGGTGGCCACCATGAAAGGTTGGGAACTTATAACAGATTAGCCTATTTGAATAATGCATATATAGAGTTGTTAGACGTGTATAAACCCGACGTATTATTAAAAATGATAAAAACAGATGAAGGACGTGTATCGTTTCCTTCTAAAATAGTACAAGATAATTATAGTCAAGGTATAAAAACACTGGCATTTCGTACGCAAGATATTCATCAATTGAAAAAAGATTTGGAAACGAGAAATATAGAGGTCATTGGTCCCATAGATATGCATAGGGAAAATGTGAAAGGTGATAAAACATCTTGGAAATTGCTTTATATTGCAGATCCAGACTATAGAGTAAAACCACCATTTTTTATACAGTGGAGTGAAGCTGAAGAAGTGAGAAATGCAAAATTAGAACCGTTGCAACAAAAAGAATTTACGATTAGAACAATTAATATACACAGCACAGAACGAGAGCATACTGTAAAAAAATGGGAATATTGGTTTGATATGGAAAAAATAAGTGAAACTAAAACATATACTGCATTAAAATTAAAAAATGATGATGTCGTTTACCACATTTATGATGGTGAACATTCAGGGTATAAATCAGTCACATTAAGAGACGATAAAACTTCATCATCGTATACTTTAATTATTCGAGGAGCAAGCTATCAGTTCGAGGCAGATTAA
- a CDS encoding lipid II:glycine glycyltransferase FemX, with protein sequence MEKMNITNQAHDAFVKSHPQGDLLQLTKWAETKTLTGWYSKRIAVGEEGEVKGVAQLLFKKVPKLPYTLCYISRGFVTDYSNKLALETLLEYAMQIAKEEKAYAIKIDPDVEVDKGADALTNLRSLGFKHKGFKEGLSKDYIQPRMTMITPIEKSDEELIQSFERRNRSKVRLALKRGTTVERSNREGLKTFANLMQITGERDGFLTRDISYFQNIYDAMNPDGDAELFLVKLEPKPVLEDLREDLSQLEQEKVKLAEKKQDKKTLNKINDVNNKIVKTQELIEDMEKLELSHPEGIYLSGALLMFAGNKSYYLYGASSNEYRDFLPNHHMQFAMMQYAREHGATTYDFGGTDNDPDKDSDHYGLWTFKKVWGTYLSEKIGEFDYVLNKPLYQLIENVKPKLTKAKIRISRKLRSK encoded by the coding sequence ATGGAAAAGATGAATATCACAAATCAAGCGCATGATGCATTTGTTAAGTCGCATCCACAGGGTGATTTATTACAATTAACAAAATGGGCAGAAACAAAAACACTAACTGGATGGTATTCAAAACGTATCGCAGTTGGAGAAGAGGGCGAAGTAAAAGGCGTTGCTCAACTATTATTCAAAAAGGTACCTAAGTTACCATATACGTTATGCTATATTTCTAGAGGTTTTGTTACAGATTACAGTAATAAACTCGCATTAGAAACGCTTTTAGAGTACGCAATGCAAATTGCAAAAGAAGAAAAAGCGTACGCTATTAAAATTGATCCAGATGTTGAAGTAGACAAAGGTGCTGACGCATTAACAAACCTAAGATCACTAGGATTTAAACACAAAGGTTTCAAAGAAGGTTTATCTAAAGATTATATACAACCAAGAATGACAATGATAACACCAATTGAAAAGTCGGATGAAGAACTTATACAAAGTTTTGAAAGACGTAATCGTTCAAAAGTCAGATTAGCTTTAAAACGTGGTACGACTGTTGAGCGTTCTAATAGAGAAGGCTTAAAAACATTTGCTAACTTAATGCAAATTACAGGTGAACGTGATGGCTTTTTAACACGTGATATTAGTTATTTCCAAAATATATACGATGCTATGAATCCAGATGGCGATGCAGAATTATTCTTAGTTAAATTAGAGCCTAAACCAGTACTCGAAGATTTAAGAGAAGACTTATCACAGCTTGAGCAAGAAAAAGTTAAATTAGCTGAAAAAAAACAAGATAAAAAAACACTAAATAAAATCAACGATGTAAATAATAAAATCGTTAAAACCCAAGAATTAATTGAGGATATGGAAAAATTAGAACTATCGCACCCTGAAGGTATTTATTTGTCAGGCGCGTTGTTAATGTTCGCAGGTAACAAATCATATTATCTATATGGTGCCTCTTCAAATGAATATCGTGATTTTCTACCAAACCATCATATGCAGTTTGCTATGATGCAATATGCTAGGGAACACGGCGCAACAACTTATGATTTTGGTGGTACTGATAATGATCCCGATAAAGACTCCGATCACTATGGCTTATGGACATTCAAAAAAGTTTGGGGCACATATTTAAGTGAAAAAATAGGTGAGTTTGATTATGTATTAAACAAACCACTGTATCAATTAATTGAAAATGTAAAACCGAAGCTTACTAAGGCAAAAATTAGAATATCTCGTAAACTTAGAAGTAAGTAA